The Cydia pomonella isolate Wapato2018A chromosome 17, ilCydPomo1, whole genome shotgun sequence genome includes a window with the following:
- the LOC133527194 gene encoding furin-like protease 2, with product MGALGVIVALALVESCAPLYHHQFAVHVPEGAPAAHELAHRHGFVNHGQIGSLKHFFLLSHPHLSKRSPNASIDYENRLKNDPQVRWVMQQRELRRSKRDLQPRHVMRQSTPSFPDPLFKEQWYLNGGAADGLDMNVGYAWRKGYTGKGVVITILDDGIQPNHPDLSQNYDGTASTDINGNDTDPTPQDNGDNKHGTRCAGEVAAVAYNRYCGVGIAYNASIGGVRMLDGLVNDAVEAQALGFNPHHIDIYSASWGPEDDGKTVDGPGPLARRAFINGVTNGRGGKGSIFIWASGNGGRHTDSCNCDGYANSIFTISVSSATQGGYKPWYLEECSSTLASTYSSGTPGRDKSVATVDMDVQLRPDHLCTVDHTGTSASAPLAAGICALALEANPLLSWRDIQHLVVLTSRSQPLEKEEGWIVNGVKRKVSHKFGYGLMDAAQMVTLAEQWTGVPPQHICKSQEINEDKSIETSSGYTISMHMDVNGCSGTVNEVRFLEHVQCKISLSFFPRGNLRILLTSPMGTTSTLLFERTHDATSSNFDDWPFLSVHFWGESAEGRWTLQIINAGNNHVTQAGLLKKWQLIFYGTATNPIRLRNKSYFTSNNNAYQDEKAYHVNDVYDASEYSQFLNEIELGISDRHANPKNIPSAQRKNVLADANDKQVQRLCDPECDSQGCYGKGPTQCVACKHYRLDNSCVSRCPPRSFVNQGGVCWPCHESCETCAGAGQDSCLTCAPAHLLVIDLAVCLQQCPDGYYEDPDANACFPCAEHCDTCSEKADMCASCAHNYVLYNGSCLATCPPGTYQKDDFGCLPCHGTCESCNGPSETACVSCRIGNYVFKGRCVEKCPTGYYADVQRRECIACPIGCSMCSNTICTACKDKWIFTKGGKCLPSGNEKCDTNEYYEEGRCKNCHSTCEKCSGSNEWDCLFCSSPLLLQGSRCVAECGQGYFQTAGRCSRCPHTCTACVSRLNCTSCAGALRLQSGTCRATCAPGYYPDEGTCSKCYLSCETCTGPRRDQCASCPPEWRLAAGECRPECPQNFFPWQDSCRRCHHYCQDCHGAGPQRCTSCPTHFSLENGLCVECLSSQYYEPRTRTCRPCHDSCRSCSGPGPTSCVTCAHPLRLDRVNHKCLPCCTETMVSNFLSTNVSTDCCHCDKDIGGCLNGSSAGKRRIAENIRTHITASFFVDDSKDRSNIWDHDLLAVGSVGSALLVVIIVFIVIRFNIKKRKRRTVFPQAEYSQLTTLDEDMVPLKATALTVAPEKQVGLLEEPT from the exons GTGAGATGGGTGATGCAACAACGGGAGTTGAGGCGGTCGAAGAGAGACCTCCAACCGCGGCACGTCATGCGGCAGTCCACTCCGTCCTTTCCAGACCCGCTGTTCAAGGAGCAGTGGTATTTG AATGGCGGGGCGGCCGACGGTCTGGACATGAACGTAGGCTACGCGTGGAGGAAGGGATACACGGGAAAAGGGGTAGTCATAACCATTTTAGATGATGGCATTCAGCCCAACCATCCAGACTTGTCGCAAAACTAC GACGGGACCGCATCGACCGATATAAACGGGAACGACACGGACCCGACGCCGCAGGACAATGGCGACAATAAACATGGCACCCGGTGCGCGGGAGAGGTGGCTGCGGTCGCGTACAATAGGTATTGCGGCGTCGGTATTGCGTACAATGCGAGCATTGGAGGTGTCAGGATGTTAGACGGCCTTGTTAATGACGCAGTGGAGGCCCAAGCGCTAGGCTTCAACCCACACCATATAGACATATACAGCGCATCCTGGGGGCCCGAGGACGACGGCAAAACTGTCGACGGACCAGGTCCTTTAGCTAGAAG GGCCTTTATAAATGGAGTGACAAACGGCAGGGGAGGAAAGGGGTCGATCTTTATATGGGCGTCGGGCAACGGAGGAAGGCATACCGACTCTTGTAATTGCGACGGATACGCAAATAGTATTTTCACGATATCAGTATCTAGTGCAACCCAAGGCGGTTATAAACCATGGTATTTAGAGGAATGCTCTTCCACTTTGGCATCAACTTACAGCTCTGGTACTCCGGGGAGGGATAAAAGTGTTGCCACTGTTGATATGGATGTTCAATTAAGGCCGGATCACTTATGTACAGTAGATCACACGGGCACGTCTGCCTCTGCCCCTTTAGCTGCGGGAATATGTGCATTAGCGCTAGAAGCAAATCCTTTACTGTCGTGGCGAGACATCCAACATCTAGTAGTTTTAACGTCAAGGTCACAGCCATTAGAAAAAGAAGAAGGGTGGATCGTAAATGGAGTGAAGCGAAAAGTAAGCCACAAGTTTGGCTACGGTTTAATGGACGCCGCCCAAATGGTCACATTAGCCGAACAATGGACCGGCGTGCCACCTCAACACATTTGCAAGTCGCAAGAAATAAACGAGGACAAGTCGATCGAAACTTCTTCCGGCTACACGATATCAATGCATATGGATGTCAATGGGTGCAGCGGTACCGTAAATGAGGTCAGGTTTTTGGAACACGTTCAATGTAAAATTTCGCTCAGCTTTTTCCCAAGAGGTAATTTACGCATACTGCTTACATCACCAATGGGAACGACTTCGACCCTTTTATTCGAAAGGACGCATGACGCCACAAGCTCTAATTTTGACGATTGGCCGTTTTTAAGTGTCCATTTCTGGGGCGAGAGCGCCGAAGGACGATGGACCCTTCAGATAATAAACGCTGGAAATAATCACGTGACCCAAGCGGggctattaaaaaaatggcAGCTGATTTTTTACGGCACCGCCACTAACCCTATTAGACTACGAAATAAAAGCTACTTTACATCAAATAATAACGCATACCAGGATGAGAAGGCTTATCACGTAAACGACGTTTACGATGCCTCCGAATATTCGCAATTCCTCAACGAAATCGAGCTCGGAATTTCGGACAGACATGCCAATCCCAAAAATATTCCCTCCGCgcaaagaaaaaatgttttagcgGATGCCAATGATAAACAAGTGCAAAGGTTATGCGATCCGGAATGTGATTCACAGGGCTGTTATGGCAAGGGTCCCACGCAATGTGTGGCGTGTAAACATTACAGGCTGGACAACTCATGTGTGTCGCGCTGTCCGCCACGGAGTTTTGTGAATCAAGGCGGCGTGTGCTGGCCCTGCCACGAGTCATGCGAGACTTGCGCAGGTGCCGGCCAAGATTCCTGCCTGACGTGCGCTCCAGCTCATCTCTTGGTCATCGATCTAGCTGTTTGTTTACAACAATGTCCAGATGGCTACTACGAAGACCCCGATGCTAACGCCTGTTTCCCGTGCGCAGAGCATTGTGACACATGCTCTGAAAAAGCTGACATGTGTGCCTCTTGCGCTCATAACTATGTACTTTATAATGGTTCTTGTTTGGCGACTTGTCCTCCGGGCACATATCAAAAGGATGACTTTGGTTGCTTGCCTTGCCACGGGACTTGCGAGTCATGCAACGGTCCGAGCGAAACGGCGTGTGTCTCATGCAGGATCGGCAATTACGTATTCAAAGGCCGTTGCGTTGAAAAATGTCCGACCGGATATTACGCAGACGTTCAGAGAAGAGAATGTATAGC ATGTCCCATTGGGTGTTCAATGTGTTCAAACACAATATGTACAGCATGTAAAGATAAATGGATTTTTACTAAAGGAGGAAAATGCCTCCCAAGTGGCAACGAGAAATGTGATACAA ACGAGTACTACGAGGAAGGTCGATGTAAAAACTGTCATTCTACTTGTGAGAAATGTAGCGGTTCGAATGAGTGGGACTGTTTGTTTTGCTCAAGCCCGCTGTTATTACAGGGATCGAG GTGCGTGGCTGAATGCGGGCAGGGATATTTCCAGACGGCCGGACGGTGTTCAAGGTGTCCGCACACGTGCACTGCGTGTGTGTCCCGATTGAACTGTACGTCTTGTGCGGGTGCTTTGCGCTTACAGTCCGGCACGTGTAGAGCTACTTGTGCTCCTGGGTACTACCCTGACGAAGGAACCTGTTCAAAATGCTACCTGTCGTGTGAGACATGTACAGGCCCTCGAAGAGACCAGTGTGCATCTTGCCCCCCAGAATGGAGGTTAGCCGCCGGCGAGTGCAGGCCAGAATGTCCTCAAAACTTCTTTCCATGGCAAGACAGTTGCCGGCGATGTCACCATTACTGTCAAGACTGCCACGGCGCGGGGCCGCAGCGCTGCACGTCTTGCCCGACACACTTCTCCTTGGAGAATGGCCTATGTGTGGAGTGCCTTAGTTCCCAATACTACGAGCCCAGGACTCGGACATGCCGTCCTTGTCACGACTCCTGCAGGTCTTGTTCCGGGCCTGGGCCTACAAGTTGTGTCACCTGTGCTCACCCATTGCGTTTAGATag ggtAAATCATAAATGCCTGCCATGTTGTACAGAAACCATGGTTTCAAATTTTTTGAGCACCAACGTGTCGACTGATTGTTGCCATTGCGACAAAGATATAG GAGGCTGTTTAAACGGCTCATCGGCGGGTAAACGGCGCATTGCGGAGAACATTCGCACTCATATAACAGCCTCGTTTTTTGTTGACGATTCGAAGGACCGCTCGAATATCTGGGACCATGATTTATTGGCAGTGGGGAGTGTCGGCTCGGCGCTTCTTGTAGTCATCATAGTATTTATAGTTATAAgg TTTAACATAAAGAAGCGGAAGCGGCGCACAGTATTCCCGCAAGCAGAATACTCCCAGCTGACAACCCTGGACGAGGACATGGTCCCTCTGAAGGCGACAGCCCTCACCGTTGCGCCGGAGAAACAAGTGGGCTTACTGGAGGAACCAACATAG